A stretch of DNA from Doryrhamphus excisus isolate RoL2022-K1 chromosome 6, RoL_Dexc_1.0, whole genome shotgun sequence:
tatataataataattattattattttaattattccaGTGTTCGTCTGGAATCAAACCCTAAAACTGTAATCAACGTTTGCTTTGTCAACATTTTCGAGATACCGGTTATTCCCAGGCGAACACGGGAAGTTAccaacttcacttcctgttaggACCTGAGCGAGAGACggtttgaattttaaaaaacgtttttctgaacaagaacaagaaaggAGGAAATAAGCTACTGCTGCTTTTGGTACAGTCCTCacgttaaatatatttattgtatatttattgtaGCGTATATTTTGTTGATTTTAAACTCTTTGTGTCGTGTCGGTAGATTTCTCGGTCTATGCTAATAGCTGCTAACACTATTTGTGTTCAGGATATGCGAGCATAGTCTAATTTAATGGTCATATCACgtataaaaaagtcaaatagtAGTCACATATTTAATGTAAGCTTTTGTCGTTGTTGTGCAGGAATGTGCAGTCACCACAATGGATTCTTCCTTCCCGTCGGAACCCAACAGTCCTGATGATTTCAACCGAGCTCGTCTCTTTGATCTCCCCGTCGACCAGTATGACCTCTCCGTGCTGGTCCCAGAGACTCCCAGGTACAGAAAATCATCTGGACTCATAAAAGTTGTGGTGACAATTTCAAAATGGACTATGTCTGGATCATCACAAGATATTCCAACTAGTCACATTGTCTGTGTTGTTTGTGTCAGTTCACAGCTCGCCAAACGCAGGAGACGCACACGACGTGCAGAGGAAGCCTTTAGTCCGGTAAGTCCAACATGACATTGTCTTGCtgcctgacctttgaccttttatcCCTATGTGCGCAGGTCATGACACGGCACTCGGTGGACCGAGCTGAACGTTCCGTCGGGCCGTCCAAGCGCAGGAAGCTGGCTGCAGCAGTGACAGAGCAGAATCTTGGATTTGTGCCCGCATCCTCTCTGAGACTATTTCCTGCAGGCGGCTGGTTGGACACCTCCTCCacatcctcttcctcttcctcatcatcaCCATTTTCGTTACTCACGATAGCCccagaggaggaagaggtggGACTGACGGTGGTGGCGGCAGGGACGACAACACGGCCTTCAAGTGATCACGACTCGTTGTCTTTTCTGACAGCAGAGGAAAGGAAGTGGCTGAGCGGCGAGCAGGCCAACACCACAATTGGTAAGCGGACTGGATGAAGGAGGATGAAGAAGATGGAGTTTGCTATAGGAAGAGTTTGTTTGCTGTGCAGAGGCGGCACTCCACGTGGTCAGCAGCGATGAGGACGATCTACCAGTCCGCATGGCGCAGATGGAGGAAGATGAAGCTTTTGCCCGAAGCCTGCAGGTGGGCGGAGCACTTTAAGCATGatatctcatttttttttcacaacaatttccacaatttcaTGTTTGAACACACAGGCACAGTTTGACCACGAGGAGGCCGAGTcagaacatcatcatcatcgccatcaCAGGGTGAGGCCGCATCATCCTCcaagtcacatttacactagtGTGCCTGACCTGCTCGCTGTGCTCATTACAGCATCACACGCATGTCGACACCAGCTGGACACCACAGCTGCTGGCGGCCGCCATATCCCCGCTAGCGCAACTGGAACAAGGTGGGACCCATTATGGCGACACAATGCCCGCAAATGGCACTAAACGTCCAAGTGATAAATCTGTGTGCAGGCTTGCTCGGCCACCAGCGCAGGCGGGGACGAAGCAGACGGAGGGCCCAGCCACTCCTGTCAGACAACCCCACAGGGGATGACTATGAGGTGAGTTTAGTGAGTTTTCTTAAAGCCACTGGTGTCACTCACCCCACCATCTTGGCATCCTCAGGCCTTGCTGGCGTTTGAGGAGCTTCAAGGTGTCATTGTGTCCAAAAAGCTGTCCCGCGCTGAGATTCAAAGATTCCCTGTTAAAACGTTCCAGGGCGGAGGCGGGAACACACAGTAAGTGTAGTAGCGAGTCGCTACTGCCTACCAGTAGCGTAACTTTCACGGTACTGTTTTGACAGGTGTCAGATCTGCTTCTGCGACTACGAGCAGGGTGACAAGTTGAGGATGCTGCCTTGTTTCCATGACTACCACGTCCCCTGTATCGACCGATGGCTCAAGGTAACGCATGATGATCTACTTTTTGCCAGGCAAGATGACTGACGCTAAGATGCCGTTTCCTGTTTGCTGGCAGGACAACACCACATGCCCCATATGCAGGGTGAACCTGGCGGACGGCGACGCAATGCACCCACAACACCTCTGACCGCTGAACTCCAGCTTCCATTTAAAtggatgtatttttgtttgtgacTCGTCTCTTTTATGGTGCTTCAATAAAACTGAAACTACTTGACCTCAACTCATCAGCTTGGTAAGACTGCCTAATTTCAATGAACTTGAAGACCCTCTCCAGCCCACTTTATTGTGTTACAGCTGACGATCacatgatgaaaatatgagGCTGCATCACTTTTATTTCAGGTAACAAACATAGATTTTGTCATGACTCATCACGGTTATCTCTCAAAGTTTCCAGTCTTTCCACATCAATGTCCAGCTTCAACAGGTCCACCAGGTTTCCCTTGTAGCCACGCTGACCTGCCCATCAGAAGTTGGTCCTGAGGCGGCGGTTTTCCTCTTTCAGGCGCTCGATCTCCTCCACCAGAGACTCATTCAGCGAGTACTTTTCGATCAGGCCGTGGATCTCATTCTGAAAAGATGCAATGTCAATGTGACTCCACCCGTGATAATTTAATCATGACAACTCC
This window harbors:
- the si:ch211-59o9.10 gene encoding uncharacterized protein si:ch211-59o9.10 is translated as MDSSFPSEPNSPDDFNRARLFDLPVDQYDLSVLVPETPSSQLAKRRRRTRRAEEAFSPVMTRHSVDRAERSVGPSKRRKLAAAVTEQNLGFVPASSLRLFPAGGWLDTSSTSSSSSSSSPFSLLTIAPEEEEVGLTVVAAGTTTRPSSDHDSLSFLTAEERKWLSGEQANTTIEAALHVVSSDEDDLPVRMAQMEEDEAFARSLQAQFDHEEAESEHHHHRHHRHHTHVDTSWTPQLLAAAISPLAQLEQGLLGHQRRRGRSRRRAQPLLSDNPTGDDYEALLAFEELQGVIVSKKLSRAEIQRFPVKTFQGGGGNTQCQICFCDYEQGDKLRMLPCFHDYHVPCIDRWLKDNTTCPICRVNLADGDAMHPQHL